Proteins encoded together in one Anopheles darlingi chromosome 3, idAnoDarlMG_H_01, whole genome shotgun sequence window:
- the LOC125955059 gene encoding lambda-crystallin homolog: MATKMKKEKVAIIGSGLIGRSWAMLFAGVGYQVTIYDIIPDIVSKALVETERELNKLEKEGLLRGALTAAEQFACISGTDNLKAAITGALYVQECVPERLDIKKKLYGEVDGFVGPDTILASSTSTFMPSLFSEDLKHRSQVLVAHPVNPPYYVPLVEIVPAPWTKPEFTAKARELMTEIGQKPVTLSRQIEGFALNRIQYAILNETWRLVSDGILSVKDIDVVMSEGLGMRYAFLGPLETAHLNAEGMLNYCERYSNTIYAVSETMGATPRMEGKVAEQVAKELEEMVPIEKLPERRAWRDACLTKLAQLKKNI, from the exons ATGGCAACCAaaatgaagaaggaaaaagtggCCATTATTGGAAG TGGACTCATTGGCCGCTCCTGGGCCATGCTTTTCGCTGGCGTTGGCTATCAGGTCACGATCTACGATATCATCCCGGACATCGTCTCGAAGGCGCTGGTCGAAACCGAACGCGAGCTGAACAAGCTGGAAAAGGAAGGCCTACTGCGTGGCGCGCTTACGGCTGCGGAACAGTTTGCTTGCATCAGCGGAACGGACAATCTGAAGGCGGCCATTACCGGTGCCCTGTACGTACAGGAGTGCGTCCCGGAGCGTTTGGACATTAAGAAGAAGCTGTACGGGGAGGTCGATGGTTTCGTGGGCCCCGACACGATACTGGCCAGCTCCACCAGTACCTTCATGCCGTCACTATTCAGCGAGGACCTCAAGCATCGCTCACAG GTTCTGGTCGCACATCCGGTCAATCCACCTTACTATGTGCCGCTCGTGGAGATTGTACCAGCACCGTGGACAAAACCGGAGTTCACTGCTAAAGCCCGTGAGTTAATGACAGAGATCGGTCAGAAACCGGTCACATTATCACGACAGATCGAAGGCTTTGCCCTGAATCGTATCCAGTATGCGATCCTGAACGAAACCTGGCGCCTCGTTTCGGACGGCATTCTCAGCGTGAAGGACATCGACGTGGTAATGTCGGAGGGTTTGGGCATGCGGTACGCCTTCCTTGGTCCCCTCGAAACAGCCCATCTGAACGCGGAAGGTATGCTGAACTACTGCGAGCGGTACAGCAACACGATCTACGCCGTCAGCGAAACGATGGGTGCCACGCCCCGGATGGAGGGAAAAGTGGCGGAACAGGTGGCtaaggagctggaggaaatgGTGCCGATC